Proteins from a single region of Electrophorus electricus isolate fEleEle1 chromosome 5, fEleEle1.pri, whole genome shotgun sequence:
- the LOC113577913 gene encoding G patch domain-containing protein 8 — MACYYLVISSTHLSNGHFRSIKGVFRGPLCGSNGDESPDYAEKETAIARALEDLKANFYCELCDKQYHRHQEFDNHINSYDHAHKQRLKELKQREFARNVSSKSWKDERKQERKLRRLHQLALLKQQRDSSGVKSAKRRAVATEKRHEKARLNRNEVAGLGPASAHGQRETPPTQDVTPKSSASADEPSNRCSLRVQTSPLPQTLKGHRRSRTGVSFCFFRRAQLKLDSCASVFSDALDDANDHQELQRQRQKLALQALHSRSPSPVPGRENHDLPLDPAVSSTCKQKGTQPDHPDLEPSVAIRASCCVPRQERQSCPDTHAPEDERQPAGSEDTTYVRGQKLVGAGGVWVERNGQTSPSPAGHTDGPGSVAPGHPHTHTASHRDTQKGNKRDVVRAEDPLEWARDDPVSRPLSFPNVLGRNGATARWSGEPVRSVSNEPRVSFSCELLGLEHSESNESSTGPEEADGCRFSSTSQHGTQRDGQDKLAVSKLKRPKRKQSARTRVCKLDPGRRQRAGCVPGTRRQTPGGFSVATGGRGCHARRHKFGKKKRRRRRRRRSLARDEAPNESNAPGLSLKSVIVKSLGGPAGKRRRRRKLPAVVCPVKHGAPVPPVRSVTGYGDDPRWGGDFGEVKQDTSMRAHRDKASSWGVPSDLSSDGEWSGFQRGKFSPSPGSASCHTWRRGRSPPWSYIRKSIYDFPCYGYRHESDSPARGTEYREDYWDYRYSDIHRERNYSVYDSPCAVERTHGFRKHKRAVDESQEVSTKRICFLRACDSPDPRDTEGDGWCEGPSPDRRRHSERDRIWLSPETSHDRAYERPSPRSRHSPASSSSTSISDLSGECGSRTKLSCSGQRRARDGGLTWPVARPAVTKASRSSARERRPLLTPPSTARLDATLTDTRLVISDPGRKRELPNSESTNSTKPSTTPDKKLAGNRARNLLLPLIGKLPSMRRGIRAHKEKWSRSQAQEPESHATSETGCVSSDSPAQTEDHDSNSSHASPPTADQGTSVTPEQKGQSENHMGTPLQTTEPSECNPPRHPTPPLTEKPITFTEDEIDKYRLLQLQAQQHMQQQRHLQEQRSPRRQPMPTEDVLPLSHADPPEPSNQPATASRVSYAAVPREALSAFPSSPDFATLRSAPLHPPIPHPRLAPLPLPAAFFPAPPTAVLPAAHTLRPVPVASLHPRPHLPGLVLHPLHHATLLPAVLAPTPIAAAVATASALHLHPLLHPLFHGQELQLQPGPAS; from the exons AGACTTAAGGAGCTGAAACAGAGGGAGTTTGCGCGCAATGTCTCGTCGAAGAGCTGGAAGGACGAGAGGAAGCAGGAGCGAAAGCTGAGACGACTCCATCAGCTGGCGCTGCTCAAACAGCAGAGGGACAG TTCCGGGGTGAAGAGTGCAAAGCGAAGAGCCGTGGCCACAGAGAAGCGGCACGAGAAAGCTCGACTGAACAGAAATGAGGTGGCAGGCCTTGGTCCGGCCTCCGCCCACGGCCAGAGAGAGACACCGCCCACCCAGGATGTCACTCCCAAAAGCTCCGCCTCCGCGGATGAACCGTCAAATCGCTGCTCTCTCCGGGTTCAGACCTcgcccctcccccaaaccctGAAAGGTCACCGGCGCTCCAGGACAGGGGTCTCGTTCTGTTTCTTCCGACGTGCCCAGCTGAAATTGGACTCGTGTGCATCAGTGTTCAGCGACGCTCTGGACGACGCCAATGATCACCAGGAGCTCCAGCGCCAGAGGCAGAAGCTGGCTCTGCAGGCCCTGCACTCCCGATCGCCATCGCCCGTGCCTGGCCGGGAAAACCACGACCTCCCCCTGGACCCGGCTGTCTCCAGCACCTGCAAACAGAAGGGAACACAGCCAGATCATCCGGACCTGGAGCCGAGCGTGGCCATCCGGGCGAGCTGTTGCGTACCGAGGCAAGAAAGACAAAGCTGTCCTGACACACATGCCCCGGAAGATGAGAGACAGCCGGCTGGTTCAGAAGACACAACGTATGTCCGGGGCCAAAAACTGGTGGGAGCTGGTGGGGTATGGGTGGAGAGGAATGGCCAGACGAGTCCCAGCCCTGCTGGTCACACAGATGGACCGGGCAGTGTGGCTCCTGGccacccccacacgcacacagcctcACACCGAGACACACAAAAAGGGAACAAGCGAGACGTTGTGCGCGCCGAGGACCCACTGGAGTGGGCCAGGGATGACCCGGTCAGCAGGCCGCTCTCTTTCCCAAACGTCCTCGGCAGGAACGGAGCAACAGCAAGATGGTCTGGCGAGCCGGTGCGGTCTGTCTCCAATGAGCCCCGCGTATCTTTTAGCTGCGAACTTTTGGGTTTGGAACACTCAGAGAGCAACGAGAGCAGCACGGGGCCAGAGGAAGCAGACGGGTGTCGCTTCTCCAGCACCTCCCAGCACGGAACCCAGCGCGACGGCCAAGATAAATTAGCCGTTTCCAAATTAAAGAGACCCAAACGCAAGCAAAGTGCGCGAACGCGTGTCTGTAAATTAGACCCTGGCAGGAGGCAGCGGGCAGGCTGCGTGCCTGGGACACGCCGCCAGACACCCGGAGGCTTCAGCGTGGCGACTGGCGGTCGAGGATGCCACGCGAGGAGGCACAAGTTTGGGAAGAAGaagcggaggaggaggaggaggaggaggagcctggcACGGGACGAGGCTCCAAACGAGAGCAATGCGCCAGGCCTGAGTCTGAAAAGCGTCATCGTGAAGTCCCTCGGTGGACCGGCGGGCAAAAGGCGGAGGCGTCGGAAACTGCCAGCTGTTGTCTGCCCAGTGAAGCACGGGGCTCCCGTTCCTCCTGTTCGGAGCGTCACCGGGTACGGCGACGACCCGCGGTGGGGCGGCGACTTCGGCGAGGTGAAACAAGACACCAGCATGCGGGCCCACAGAGACAAAGCCAGTTCCTGGGGCGTCCCGTCAGACCTTAGCTCGGACGGGGAATGGTCCGGCTTCCAGAGGGGGAAATTCAGTCCTTCCCCAGGGTCGGCCTCCTGTCATACCTGGAGGAGAGGACGCAGCCCGCCGTGGTCATACATCAGGAAATCCATTTATGATTTCCCCTGCTACGGTTACAGGCATGAGTCAGACAGCCCAGCTAGAGGTACAGAGTACCGGGAGGACTACTGGGATTACAGATACTCGGATATCCACAGGGAAAGGAATTACTCTGTTTACGACAGCCCTTGTGCTGTAGAGCGGACACACGGTTTTAGGAAACATAAGAGGGCTGTAGATGAGTCCCAGGAGGTTAGCACAAAGAGGATATGTTTCCTCAGAGCCTGCGACAGCCCTGACCCCCGGGACACAGAAGGTGATGGGTGGTGTGAGGGGCCCAGCCCTGACCGTAGGAGGCACAGCGAGCGAGACAGAATCTGGTTAAGCCCAGAGACCAGTCACGACAGGGCTTACGAGCGGCCCAGCCCCAGGTCCCGACACAGTCCTGCTTCCTCCAGCTCCACGAGCATCTCGGACCTCAGTGGAGAGTGCGGCTCACGCACGAAACTCTCCTGCTCTGGACAGAGACGGGCTCGCGATGGTGGCTTAACGTGGCCAGTGGCGAGACCTGCGGTGACCAAAGCCTCTCGTTCttcagcgagagagaggagacccTTGCTCACGCCCCCGTCCACTGCAAGGTTAGATGCGACGCTGACAGACACCCGGCTCGTTATCTCTGATCCAGGCAGAAAACGCGAGCTGCCAAACTCTGAATCCACCAATTCGACAAAACCGAGTACAACACCCGACAAAAAGCTCGCAGGTAACAGAGCACGTAACCTTTTACTCCCCTTGATAGGAAAGCTGCCCTCTATGAGGAGGGGAATAAGGGCTCACAAAGAGAAATGGAGCAGGAGTCAAGCTCAAGAACCCGAGAGCCACGCAACATCTGAAACTGGCTGTGTGAGTTCGGACAGCCCCGCACAGACAGAAGACCACGATTCAAACTCATCCCATGCTTCTCCACCGACCGCTGACCAGGGGACCTCTGTGACGCCAGAGCAGAAAGGTCAGAGTGAAAACCACATGGGAACGCCCCTTCAGACCACCGAGCCTTCGGAGTGCAATCCGCCAAGACACCCTACCCCTCCCTTGACAGAAAAGCCAATAACGTTTACCGAGGATGAGATTGACAAGTACAGGCTACTCCAACTTCAGGCCCAGCAACACATGCAGCAGCAGCGTCATCTCCAGGAGCAACGGTCACCACGGAGACAGCCGATGCCCACAGAGGACGTGCTTCCCCTGAGCCACGCGGACCCTCCAGAGCCCTCGAACCAGCCTGCGACCGCCAGCCGCGTCTCCTACGCCGCCGTCCCACGCGAGGCGCTCTCGgccttcccctcctcccccgACTTTGCGACGCTCCGGTCCGCCCCGCTCCATCCGCCCATCCCTCACCCCCGCCTCGCCCCTCTACCGCTCCCCGCCGCATTCTTCCCAGCCCCGCCCACGGCCGTGCTGCCGGCGGCCCACACCCTCCGCCCTGTCCCCGTGGCATCCCTCCACCCGCGGCCCCACCTCCCCGGTCTGGTGCTCCACCCTCTGCACCACGCCACCCTGCTCCCGGCCGTGCTCGCCCCCACGCCCATCGCGGCTGCCGTGGCCACGGCCAGCGCCCTTCATCTCCACCCGCTTCTCCACCCTCTGTTCCACGGCCAGGAGCTTCAGCTTCAGCCTGGTCCTGCCAGCTAG